One Lachnospiraceae bacterium C1.1 genomic region harbors:
- a CDS encoding helix-turn-helix transcriptional regulator: protein MAVDVLDELKLLDREALMERMAAELPGIREKLKVSQEALAEKTGVDAAKIRAAESGKRHFKWSEFMSILFVIWNNDIGKGMLDAKGLFPDVLKKALSVNRNAHAPATGFDRKIR from the coding sequence ATGGCGGTAGATGTTTTGGACGAACTGAAATTATTGGACAGGGAAGCACTGATGGAGAGAATGGCGGCAGAGCTGCCGGGCATACGTGAAAAGCTGAAGGTTTCGCAGGAAGCTCTAGCAGAAAAGACCGGCGTTGATGCGGCGAAGATCAGGGCGGCTGAGAGCGGGAAACGTCATTTTAAATGGAGTGAGTTCATGTCAATCCTTTTCGTAATATGGAATAATGACATAGGAAAAGGAATGTTGGACGCAAAGGGGCTGTTTCCGGATGTGCTGAAAAAAGCGCTGTCCGTGAACAGGAATGCACATGCGCCGGCAACGGGATTTGATAGAAAAATAAGATAG
- a CDS encoding tyrosine-type recombinase/integrase produces the protein MARMSESIYKRTDGRYEARFISGRDESGRAIYKSVYGHSKAEVREKLESARYEIYGEPSHIAGKTFKQVAEEYLEDAKGTIAATTYDRYLDALERDIYPEYADTPMSAVTAAEINRFLKTAAESAAKRGRSLTKSGLMVIKSVMSNVFNFANTDGGVEKADFEWKKTSYEELTVQEMEMLCFRAKHNYCPELLAALLSLFCGMRTGELCALKSEDIDSSRNEIYIHETAHRVRNPKRNEEGENKTIIIVEEIPRKKHIRRVSYPAVLNDYIDEFRMRGKPLIRNDSNEQTDPRTLENWLKRTMTVFRMKEINFERLRKTYMNGKADEQLLNNIFLGIRPDSPYANHVDVKWLTDELSKDLTSLRLLIGLTIEEAADILGVSVTMYRQLENGSREATWDQYMSILFFYHYNMRTSEIVSNLGLYPDSLKEKIRISEV, from the coding sequence ATGGCAAGAATGAGCGAGAGCATTTACAAAAGAACAGATGGACGTTACGAAGCCAGATTTATCTCAGGCAGGGATGAAAGCGGAAGGGCAATTTACAAGTCTGTATATGGTCATAGTAAGGCAGAGGTCAGGGAAAAGCTGGAAAGCGCCAGGTATGAGATTTATGGTGAACCATCACATATAGCAGGAAAAACTTTTAAACAGGTGGCTGAGGAGTATCTGGAAGATGCGAAGGGCACGATTGCAGCTACAACCTATGACAGATACCTTGATGCGTTGGAACGGGATATTTACCCTGAATATGCTGATACACCAATGTCTGCTGTTACGGCTGCTGAGATAAACAGATTCCTTAAAACTGCCGCTGAATCAGCAGCCAAACGTGGACGGTCACTGACTAAGAGTGGTCTGATGGTTATCAAATCGGTCATGAGCAATGTGTTTAATTTTGCCAATACTGACGGAGGTGTTGAGAAAGCCGATTTTGAATGGAAGAAAACGTCCTACGAGGAACTGACTGTACAGGAAATGGAAATGCTTTGCTTCAGGGCAAAACATAACTATTGTCCGGAGCTTCTTGCGGCACTCTTGTCGCTCTTTTGCGGCATGAGAACAGGAGAGCTTTGTGCATTAAAGAGTGAGGATATTGATTCATCAAGGAACGAGATCTATATTCATGAAACTGCTCACAGGGTACGCAATCCAAAAAGAAACGAAGAGGGGGAGAATAAAACAATAATCATTGTTGAGGAGATACCCAGAAAGAAGCATATCAGAAGGGTTTCCTATCCGGCGGTATTAAATGACTATATTGATGAATTCAGAATGAGGGGAAAGCCTCTTATCAGAAATGACAGTAACGAGCAGACGGACCCAAGGACGCTGGAGAACTGGCTCAAGCGCACCATGACTGTATTCAGGATGAAAGAAATCAATTTTGAACGTCTGCGCAAAACCTACATGAACGGCAAGGCTGACGAGCAGCTGCTGAATAATATCTTTCTGGGGATTCGTCCTGATTCTCCCTATGCAAATCATGTTGATGTGAAGTGGCTTACTGATGAACTGAGTAAAGACCTGACATCGCTCAGACTGCTGATAGGTCTGACGATCGAAGAAGCGGCTGATATCCTCGGGGTGTCCGTAACCATGTACAGGCAGCTGGAAAACGGGAGCAGGGAAGCCACATGGGATCAGTACATGTCGATACTATTTTTTTATCATTATAATATGCGGACAAGTGAAATCGTGTCTAATCTGGGGCTGTACCCGGATTCATTGAAGGAAAAGATCAGGATAAGCGAGGTGTAG
- a CDS encoding DUF4422 domain-containing protein: MKLAIFGAQGYALGAYKAITTLYPRRSASFFIVSKMGNNRPMLGNIPVREIKDVASEMTDEQKEQLEVIIATPENVQPEIEETLENYGFHHYSRLNSERWAELMKMFHIKLGCFMPLSALTVGYSKPFIRIYMAKSDKDSPLKKTPGIQDYIYPLHVGAEKSTMRIADLVDNKGENISDRNCNYSELTGLYWIWKNKLNSPSIPGSDDGQYYGLAQYRRMLAFSEDDLLRLPDNDVDVVLPYPMPYEPNIHAHHERYLKDADWKALLTALKELQPEYAEYFPQVLEQEYLYNYNVILAKKAVLRDYCEWLFPILERTEELSVPKGKDRGDRYIGYMAETLETLYFTRNADRLNVVHTECKLYT; this comes from the coding sequence GTGAAATTAGCAATTTTTGGAGCCCAAGGCTATGCCCTTGGAGCATATAAAGCAATAACCACACTTTACCCAAGACGTTCAGCGTCTTTTTTTATTGTCTCAAAAATGGGTAATAATCGTCCTATGCTCGGAAATATCCCTGTCAGGGAAATTAAGGACGTTGCTTCTGAAATGACAGATGAACAAAAAGAGCAGCTTGAAGTGATTATTGCAACTCCTGAAAACGTGCAGCCTGAGATAGAGGAGACGTTGGAAAATTATGGTTTTCATCATTATAGTCGTTTGAACTCTGAACGATGGGCAGAGCTGATGAAGATGTTCCATATTAAACTTGGTTGTTTTATGCCACTTTCTGCTTTGACGGTTGGCTACAGTAAACCATTTATAAGAATATATATGGCAAAATCAGATAAGGATAGCCCCCTGAAAAAGACTCCGGGTATTCAGGACTATATATATCCATTACATGTAGGGGCAGAGAAATCAACGATGCGAATTGCTGACCTTGTTGATAATAAGGGAGAAAATATATCAGATAGGAACTGTAATTACTCTGAACTCACAGGGCTGTATTGGATCTGGAAGAATAAGCTGAATTCACCGTCGATTCCGGGGAGTGATGACGGGCAGTATTATGGGTTGGCACAATATAGAAGAATGCTTGCTTTTTCAGAAGATGATCTTTTGAGACTTCCGGATAATGATGTTGATGTTGTGCTTCCATATCCTATGCCTTATGAGCCAAATATCCATGCACATCATGAGCGCTATTTGAAGGATGCAGACTGGAAGGCTCTGCTTACGGCATTGAAAGAGCTGCAGCCGGAATATGCAGAGTATTTTCCACAGGTATTAGAGCAGGAGTATCTGTATAACTATAATGTGATTTTGGCTAAAAAAGCGGTTTTACGGGACTATTGTGAATGGCTGTTCCCGATATTGGAGAGGACTGAGGAGTTATCAGTTCCTAAGGGAAAAGACAGAGGGGATCGCTATATAGGGTATATGGCAGAGACTCTGGAAACACTTTATTTTACTAGGAATGCGGACAGGCTGAACGTAGTGCACACAGAATGTAAGCTGTATACGTGA
- a CDS encoding glycosyltransferase, with product MKKILFYNWIQFDEKEGKGGGVTIYIKNLIRYIIKRSEWEITFLSSGRAYDLINRKPRIRMTSNIYSKMCSSYEIVNSPVFSSAKLSFSFPKTYLKDESLLVLMKDFIESKGGFDVIHFQNFEGLSASVFRLKEFFPETKFIYSLHNYYLFCPQVMLWRNDRTNCELEHCGKECFECMPKDVYACKVRLNRYVDRKIESGDKSYRGLKVIKKISAYIAEAITERRYFTDSQITYYGKYFRYFEKRNVSFLNKYMDTILAVSDRVKEIAVYKGVTPKKLILSYIGTEVAEKQVESQRKEYDGTVLNVCYLGHMRTMKGFYFLLDAFESMPSWMCAKVGLVIASPNTDKKAFVRINNLRSRFASVSYYDGYSHDDLDKILCNVHLGIVPPLWEDNLPQVAIEMKAKGIAVLASDLGGAKELSSAMEFVFKAGDRKDFYSKLSSLIKNPLILDEYWKNQMKLMTMEEHLKQLDEIYSKKEGKSY from the coding sequence ACATAAAGAATCTTATACGATATATAATTAAGCGTTCTGAATGGGAGATTACTTTTTTAAGCTCAGGCAGGGCGTATGATTTAATAAACAGAAAACCCAGAATTCGAATGACATCAAATATTTACAGTAAAATGTGTAGTAGTTATGAGATTGTGAACTCGCCAGTTTTTTCATCGGCTAAGCTTTCGTTTTCGTTTCCGAAAACATATCTTAAGGATGAAAGTCTGCTTGTATTGATGAAGGATTTCATTGAATCGAAAGGTGGATTTGATGTAATACACTTCCAGAATTTTGAAGGATTGTCTGCATCTGTTTTCAGATTAAAAGAGTTCTTTCCGGAGACAAAATTCATTTATTCGTTACATAATTATTATCTCTTCTGCCCACAGGTTATGCTTTGGAGAAATGATAGAACTAATTGTGAATTAGAACATTGTGGAAAAGAATGCTTTGAATGTATGCCGAAAGATGTGTACGCTTGTAAGGTTAGATTGAACCGGTATGTAGATCGGAAGATTGAATCCGGGGATAAATCATATAGAGGATTAAAGGTTATTAAGAAGATTTCAGCTTATATTGCAGAAGCGATCACGGAAAGAAGATATTTTACTGATAGTCAGATAACTTATTATGGAAAGTATTTCAGATATTTTGAAAAACGGAATGTATCTTTTTTGAATAAGTATATGGATACAATATTGGCTGTATCCGATAGGGTTAAAGAAATTGCTGTATACAAGGGGGTGACTCCTAAAAAGCTAATTCTCAGCTATATTGGTACGGAGGTTGCGGAAAAACAAGTAGAATCGCAAAGAAAAGAATACGATGGTACTGTCCTTAATGTATGTTATCTCGGCCATATGAGAACAATGAAGGGCTTCTATTTTCTTTTGGATGCATTCGAGAGTATGCCTTCTTGGATGTGTGCAAAAGTAGGGCTTGTGATTGCATCTCCAAACACAGATAAAAAAGCATTTGTGAGAATCAATAATCTTAGATCCAGGTTTGCTTCTGTATCCTACTATGATGGATATTCACATGATGATCTGGATAAAATTTTATGTAATGTCCATTTGGGAATTGTGCCACCTTTATGGGAGGATAATCTTCCACAGGTCGCTATTGAAATGAAGGCAAAAGGTATAGCAGTTTTAGCGAGTGATTTGGGTGGTGCTAAGGAGTTGTCTTCAGCAATGGAATTTGTTTTTAAGGCTGGAGACCGAAAGGATTTTTATTCAAAACTGAGTAGTCTTATTAAGAATCCATTGATATTAGATGAATATTGGAAGAATCAAATGAAACTAATGACTATGGAAGAACACTTAAAACAACTAGATGAGATATATTCTAAGAAAGAAGGTAAAAGTTATTAG